From Bacillota bacterium, one genomic window encodes:
- the spoIIP gene encoding stage II sporulation protein P, giving the protein MGRKLVVRLVLACFVVILAVIGYLESERGLTALTRAETISLDFCDHEAGRYTTVVDEQGKIITKTSRQVFSGDEVITARAEHYRVVRVDNGIAEARLLGLDRDLLAWSDYFRRYGHELALPAQTPQDARRGGLDVAVYHSHTMESYVPDSGTAFENRGDIIEVGRIFAQSLREQGLSVFHDTTNHNPHDAQAYERSRKTAVQLLGRGPAALIDVHRDGIPDPEFFREQIQGETVSQIRLVVGRQNPKRDANIDFARRLMARANEANPNVVKEIFMARGNYNQDLISTAILIEAGTHTNSKSEAKGGVSLLAEAVPAVLGVGPVGPDQAGGGAGWRVAFGIALAVILAVGAYLVIAAGGWAQAKEKLHQFLSREFDFGRLGRPLKLKERTDDENKPDH; this is encoded by the coding sequence ATGGGACGTAAACTCGTTGTAAGACTCGTCCTGGCGTGCTTCGTGGTCATTCTGGCGGTCATTGGCTATCTGGAATCGGAAAGAGGGCTGACTGCTTTGACCAGGGCGGAGACAATCAGCCTGGATTTTTGCGACCATGAAGCGGGTCGGTACACAACGGTGGTGGATGAGCAAGGCAAGATAATCACCAAGACCAGCCGGCAAGTGTTCTCCGGTGACGAGGTGATCACCGCCCGGGCGGAACACTACCGGGTGGTCCGGGTGGACAACGGCATTGCCGAGGCGCGCCTGTTGGGTCTGGACCGTGACCTTCTGGCCTGGTCGGACTACTTCAGGCGTTACGGCCACGAATTGGCCTTGCCGGCGCAAACACCCCAAGACGCCCGCCGGGGCGGGCTGGACGTGGCCGTCTACCATTCGCACACCATGGAATCCTACGTGCCCGATTCGGGCACGGCTTTCGAGAACCGCGGGGACATCATCGAAGTCGGCCGGATATTCGCGCAAAGCCTGCGGGAACAGGGATTATCCGTGTTCCACGACACCACCAACCACAACCCCCACGACGCCCAAGCCTATGAACGCTCCCGGAAGACGGCGGTACAGTTGCTGGGGCGCGGTCCGGCCGCCCTGATCGACGTGCACCGAGACGGAATCCCGGACCCGGAGTTTTTCCGCGAGCAGATCCAGGGAGAGACGGTCAGCCAGATCCGGCTGGTGGTGGGGCGGCAAAACCCGAAACGGGACGCCAACATCGACTTCGCCCGCCGCCTGATGGCCCGCGCCAACGAAGCAAACCCCAACGTGGTCAAGGAGATCTTCATGGCGCGGGGCAATTATAACCAGGACCTGATTTCCACCGCCATCCTGATCGAGGCCGGCACCCACACGAACAGCAAGTCGGAGGCCAAAGGCGGGGTGTCGCTTTTAGCCGAGGCGGTTCCGGCCGTCCTCGGCGTGGGCCCGGTCGGCCCCGATCAAGCCGGCGGCGGTGCCGGTTGGCGGGTGGCTTTCGGCATTGCGCTAGCGGTCATCCTGGCGGTGGGTGCGTACCTGGTGATCGCGGCCGGAGGCTGGGCGCAGGCCAAAGAGAAGTTGCACCAATTCTTGAGCCGGGAATTTGATTTCGGGCGGTTGGGCCGGCCGCTGAAGCTGAAGGAAAGGACTGACGACGAAAACAAGCCGGATCAT
- a CDS encoding prephenate dehydrogenase codes for MFNQVSIIGVGLIGGSIGLGLRARGLARTVTGVGRDPSRLQEALARGAVDHFTTDPQTGLAGAELVVIAVPVASIIPVLRLVVPHLRPGTIVTDVGSCKAAVVDAAARITPAGVHFVGGHPMAGSEQAGIGGADRYLFEGAYYVLTPTPHTDRRASARVRLMAEGLGCRVIEMTPGEHDRAVAAVSHLPHLLACTLVNTVAGMEGSERALALAAGGYRDTTRVAAGSPPMWLDIFLANRGMLKALLHRFREELNVIEGALDEGGAEEITAWLQKARESREGLPARAKGYLKDLHEITITISDRPGTIATVASLLGRHEINISDLEILRVREGEGGTVRLAFGAARDRDRAAELLAGEGIPVTRH; via the coding sequence TTGTTTAACCAGGTGTCCATTATCGGTGTGGGCCTCATCGGGGGCTCTATCGGCCTGGGTTTAAGGGCCCGGGGATTAGCCCGCACCGTGACCGGCGTCGGCCGCGACCCGTCGCGCCTGCAGGAGGCGCTTGCGCGGGGCGCGGTCGATCATTTCACCACCGACCCCCAAACCGGACTGGCCGGCGCCGAACTGGTGGTCATCGCCGTTCCGGTGGCCAGCATCATCCCGGTGTTGCGCTTGGTGGTGCCGCACCTGCGACCGGGAACCATTGTGACGGATGTCGGGAGCTGCAAAGCGGCGGTGGTGGACGCCGCCGCTCGGATCACTCCCGCCGGGGTGCACTTCGTGGGCGGGCACCCCATGGCCGGTTCGGAGCAGGCCGGGATCGGCGGTGCCGACCGTTACCTGTTTGAGGGCGCGTACTACGTCCTCACTCCCACGCCCCACACTGATAGGCGGGCGTCTGCGCGGGTGCGGTTGATGGCGGAGGGGTTGGGGTGCCGGGTGATCGAGATGACGCCCGGGGAACATGACCGGGCCGTGGCCGCCGTCAGCCACCTGCCGCACCTGTTGGCCTGCACCCTGGTGAATACGGTGGCCGGGATGGAAGGTTCGGAACGGGCGCTGGCGCTGGCGGCCGGCGGCTACCGCGACACCACCCGGGTGGCGGCCGGCAGTCCTCCGATGTGGCTCGACATATTCCTGGCCAACCGGGGGATGCTGAAGGCTCTGCTGCACCGGTTCCGCGAGGAACTGAACGTTATTGAAGGCGCCCTGGATGAAGGCGGGGCGGAAGAAATCACCGCCTGGCTCCAAAAGGCACGGGAGAGCCGGGAAGGCCTGCCGGCCCGGGCGAAGGGATACTTGAAAGACCTCCACGAAATCACCATCACCATTTCCGACCGCCCGGGGACCATTGCCACGGTGGCCTCGCTCCTCGGCCGGCACGAAATAAACATTTCCGACCTGGAGATCCTCCGGGTGCGGGAAGGTGAAGGCGGCACCGTCCGCCTGGCCTTCGGCGCCGCACGGGACCGGGACCGGGCCGCCGAACTGCTGGCCGGCGAAGGGATCCCGGTGACCAGGCACTGA
- the cmk gene encoding (d)CMP kinase produces the protein MLGVQKGAGAIGRGVTAIDGPAGAGKSTVAKRVADSLGFTYVDTGAMYRGITLLGMRAGIAPSDSEEKLTELVRSADLKFEAGSGEGLRVHLNGEDVTRAIREPDVSRQVSYYARIPSVRQVLTLLQRELAVAGGIVMEGRDIGTVVLPDADHKFFVTASPLERARRRLKELNQEGYRLDLDRLVREIEERDRIDSSRSLAPLCVAPDAVVIDTTDLSVDEVVAMIVAKVGNT, from the coding sequence ATGTTGGGTGTGCAAAAGGGGGCCGGGGCGATCGGGAGGGGCGTCACTGCTATTGATGGCCCTGCAGGAGCGGGTAAAAGTACGGTAGCTAAAAGGGTCGCGGACAGTTTGGGATTCACCTATGTTGATACCGGAGCTATGTACCGAGGTATCACCCTTCTCGGGATGCGCGCGGGGATAGCTCCCTCGGACAGCGAAGAGAAGTTGACCGAACTGGTCCGGAGCGCCGATCTCAAGTTCGAGGCGGGTTCCGGGGAGGGCTTGCGGGTTCATCTCAACGGAGAAGACGTCACCCGGGCCATCAGGGAGCCCGATGTGTCGCGCCAGGTTTCTTACTATGCCCGTATACCGTCTGTGCGGCAGGTGCTGACCCTTTTGCAGCGTGAACTTGCCGTGGCAGGCGGTATCGTCATGGAGGGCCGGGACATCGGCACGGTCGTTCTGCCGGACGCCGACCATAAGTTCTTTGTAACGGCCAGCCCGCTGGAAAGGGCGCGGCGGCGTTTGAAGGAGCTGAACCAAGAGGGTTACCGGCTTGACCTGGACCGATTGGTGCGCGAGATTGAGGAACGGGACCGGATAGACAGCAGCCGGTCCTTGGCGCCGCTTTGCGTGGCGCCCGACGCCGTCGTCATCGACACCACCGACCTGAGTGTCGACGAAGTGGTGGCGATGATCGTGGCAAAGGTGGGCAATACATAA
- a CDS encoding bifunctional 4-hydroxy-3-methylbut-2-enyl diphosphate reductase/30S ribosomal protein S1: MEVRLATKAGFCFGVHRAIDLALKTVRETAPPIYSLGPLIHNPQVVAHLAGQGIEVVEEIETVPRGTLIIRSHGVEPKLLEKAQELGFTVVDATCPFVKRAQRLACDLNDSGHQVVVVGDRKHPEVRGIVGWTNGQALVVEDRAEAGALPFYPRVGVVAQTTQPHANLEAVVEELRSRMGEVLVCDTICNAVVERQNAALTLARQVDVMVVVGGINSANTRKLTNLCRSGGTPTYHIETGDRLQPEWFQGCTAAGLTAGASTPDWIIEEVKRRMEELSEKEEVVGPEEQVNTEQAAANRQENQQEEARSPEEELKTTPVRSLRSGEIVRGVIVQVGQDEVLVDVGAKSEGVVPLRELSCYDVSSPGEVVQVGDEIDVWVVKAEDNEGRIILSKGRADAVKAWDTLDKAFQGEETVRGVVREVVKGGLLVDLGVRSFLPASQVERGYVEDLSQYVGREISARVIELNKARKKVILSRKVLLEEEYSRKRKDTLETIQEGDVVKGVVRRLTQFGAFVDIGGLDGLLHISEISWHRINHPSEVLKVGDEVEVQVLRIDRDNEKVSLSLKQVLPNPWELVAENYPVGSVVSARVVRLVPFGAFVELEPGVEGLVHISHLADWHVAKPEDVIAEGQQINVKVLSVDDENKRIRLSLREVEKDKDYQDTQGSGEVTIGDVFGDLLQKN, translated from the coding sequence GTGGAAGTGAGGTTGGCCACCAAAGCGGGCTTTTGTTTCGGGGTACACCGGGCGATCGATCTGGCGTTGAAAACGGTTCGCGAAACAGCCCCTCCCATTTACAGCTTGGGACCTTTGATCCATAACCCCCAGGTGGTGGCCCATCTCGCCGGACAAGGAATCGAGGTTGTCGAAGAAATCGAAACGGTGCCGCGCGGAACGCTGATCATCCGTTCCCACGGCGTGGAGCCCAAGTTGTTGGAGAAGGCTCAGGAGTTAGGATTCACGGTGGTGGACGCGACCTGTCCCTTCGTGAAGCGTGCGCAACGGCTGGCCTGTGATTTGAACGACTCCGGACACCAGGTGGTCGTGGTCGGTGACCGGAAACACCCGGAGGTAAGGGGGATTGTAGGCTGGACCAACGGCCAGGCCCTGGTGGTGGAGGACCGGGCGGAAGCCGGTGCCCTGCCTTTCTATCCGCGGGTCGGGGTAGTGGCCCAGACCACGCAGCCGCACGCGAACCTGGAGGCGGTGGTGGAGGAGTTGCGTTCCAGGATGGGGGAGGTATTGGTATGCGACACCATCTGCAACGCGGTGGTGGAGCGCCAGAACGCCGCCCTCACGCTGGCCCGACAGGTGGACGTAATGGTGGTTGTCGGGGGCATCAACAGTGCCAACACCCGCAAGCTCACCAATTTGTGCCGCTCGGGCGGCACTCCGACCTACCACATCGAGACCGGAGACCGGTTGCAGCCCGAATGGTTCCAGGGCTGCACGGCGGCCGGCCTGACGGCGGGAGCGTCAACGCCCGATTGGATTATTGAGGAGGTTAAGAGGCGAATGGAAGAATTGTCGGAGAAGGAAGAGGTTGTCGGTCCGGAGGAACAAGTAAACACGGAGCAGGCTGCCGCGAACCGGCAGGAAAACCAGCAGGAAGAGGCCAGAAGTCCGGAGGAAGAACTTAAGACCACACCGGTGCGGTCCCTCAGGAGCGGGGAGATCGTCAGGGGCGTCATCGTCCAGGTCGGTCAGGACGAAGTTTTGGTGGATGTCGGGGCGAAGTCGGAGGGTGTTGTGCCTTTGCGTGAGTTGTCGTGCTATGATGTCAGCTCCCCCGGCGAGGTGGTTCAGGTGGGAGACGAGATAGATGTGTGGGTGGTCAAGGCCGAGGACAACGAGGGCCGGATCATCCTTTCCAAGGGCCGGGCCGACGCGGTCAAGGCGTGGGATACGTTGGACAAGGCCTTTCAAGGCGAGGAAACCGTCAGGGGCGTTGTCCGCGAAGTGGTCAAGGGCGGACTGCTCGTGGACCTGGGTGTGCGTTCATTTCTGCCGGCATCGCAGGTGGAGAGAGGCTACGTGGAGGACTTGAGCCAGTATGTGGGCCGGGAAATTTCCGCCCGGGTCATCGAGCTGAACAAGGCCCGGAAGAAAGTGATCCTATCCCGGAAGGTCCTGCTGGAGGAAGAGTACTCCCGGAAACGGAAAGACACGCTGGAGACCATCCAGGAGGGTGATGTCGTGAAGGGGGTCGTCCGGCGGCTCACCCAGTTCGGCGCCTTTGTGGACATCGGCGGCCTGGACGGTTTGCTGCACATCTCCGAGATTTCCTGGCACCGCATCAACCATCCGTCCGAAGTGCTGAAGGTGGGGGACGAAGTGGAGGTGCAGGTGCTGCGGATCGACCGGGACAATGAGAAAGTGTCGCTGAGCTTGAAACAAGTCTTGCCCAATCCGTGGGAGCTGGTCGCCGAGAATTACCCCGTCGGCAGCGTGGTCAGCGCCCGCGTGGTCCGCCTGGTCCCGTTCGGCGCCTTTGTGGAATTGGAGCCGGGCGTCGAGGGATTGGTACATATTTCCCACCTGGCCGACTGGCACGTGGCCAAGCCGGAGGACGTGATTGCGGAGGGCCAGCAGATAAACGTCAAGGTCTTAAGCGTGGACGACGAAAACAAGCGGATCCGGCTTTCACTGCGGGAAGTGGAAAAAGACAAGGACTACCAGGACACCCAGGGGAGCGGCGAGGTCACCATCGGAGACGTTTTCGGAGACCTGCTTCAGAAGAATTAA
- the aroA gene encoding 3-phosphoshikimate 1-carboxyvinyltransferase, which yields MTLTVTPARGLRGEICVPGDKSISHRAVMLGSLAHGETAATNFLPGEDCLATVRCFRALGVEIEGPDKDAVRIRGRGPKALTEAPDVLDAGNSGTTMRLMLGILAGQPFFSVLTGDASLRRRPMGRVTGPLREMGATILGRDNANLAPIAVTGGRLSGLKYWLPVASAQLKSALLLAGLFADGPTEITEPVATRDHTERMLNAFGARVARRGRVVTVSPSPDLGGREIRIPGDISSAAFFIVAALITPESDLVLKDVGVNPTRTGILDALADMGARISVSRPRETGGEPVADIRVRSSALRGTVIEGALIPRLVDEIPVLAVAAAYADGETVIRDAAELRVKESDRLTATRNELSGLGADIGETPDGLVIRGPRRLTGGECESHGDHRIAMAAAVAGLAASDVTIIRDSGCIDVSFPGFADALNSLRLE from the coding sequence TTGACCCTGACCGTTACGCCGGCCCGGGGCCTGCGCGGTGAGATCTGCGTCCCGGGCGATAAATCCATTTCGCACCGGGCGGTAATGCTGGGCTCCCTGGCACACGGGGAAACGGCGGCCACCAATTTCCTGCCCGGGGAAGACTGTCTGGCCACCGTGCGCTGTTTCCGGGCTCTCGGCGTAGAAATCGAGGGGCCGGACAAAGACGCCGTCCGGATCCGGGGCCGCGGGCCCAAGGCCCTGACCGAGGCCCCGGACGTGCTCGACGCCGGCAATTCCGGAACCACTATGCGGCTGATGCTTGGGATTCTGGCCGGGCAGCCCTTTTTTAGCGTGCTTACGGGCGACGCCTCTCTGCGGCGGCGTCCGATGGGCCGGGTGACCGGGCCGCTCCGGGAGATGGGCGCGACCATATTGGGCCGCGACAACGCTAATCTGGCGCCGATCGCCGTGACCGGGGGCCGGCTTTCGGGCCTCAAGTATTGGCTTCCGGTGGCCTCGGCCCAGTTGAAATCGGCCCTGCTCCTGGCCGGGCTGTTTGCGGACGGGCCGACGGAGATCACGGAGCCGGTGGCGACCCGGGACCACACCGAGCGGATGCTGAACGCCTTCGGGGCGCGGGTGGCGCGCCGGGGCCGAGTAGTGACGGTATCTCCCTCCCCGGATCTCGGCGGGCGTGAAATCAGAATCCCGGGCGACATCTCCTCGGCCGCCTTTTTCATCGTCGCCGCGCTGATTACGCCTGAGAGCGACCTGGTGCTGAAGGACGTGGGCGTCAATCCGACCCGGACCGGAATACTTGACGCCCTGGCGGACATGGGGGCGCGGATCTCCGTGAGCCGGCCCCGGGAAACCGGCGGGGAACCGGTGGCCGACATCCGGGTCCGGTCAAGCGCCCTGCGCGGCACAGTGATTGAGGGGGCTCTGATCCCGAGGCTGGTGGACGAGATTCCCGTCCTGGCGGTGGCCGCGGCGTACGCCGACGGGGAAACGGTGATCCGCGACGCCGCGGAACTCAGGGTAAAAGAGTCCGACCGTTTGACGGCCACCCGCAACGAACTGAGCGGGCTGGGGGCCGATATCGGGGAGACGCCCGACGGCCTGGTAATCCGGGGGCCGCGGCGGCTCACCGGAGGTGAGTGCGAAAGTCACGGCGACCACCGCATCGCGATGGCGGCTGCCGTAGCCGGCCTAGCCGCGTCCGACGTCACCATCATCCGCGATTCCGGCTGTATCGACGTGTCCTTCCCCGGATTCGCCGACGCATTAAATTCCCTGCGCCTCGAATAA
- a CDS encoding DUF1614 domain-containing protein — protein MQNLPVGIIILIVVSVLIYLGAAQRVLDRLRLTDRAALLILGALIVGSLIDIPFTIGNIAFAINIGGALVPVGLAVYLLSRAGTGVEVARALGAALITAVVVFGIGSFLFTGLPEPAGRFAFVDIIYVYPVVAAVIAYAVGRSRRGAWVAATLGVLLADVFHGALLAARGLTGLVHFGGAGVFDVVVVAGVLAVLLAEIVGELRERLQGGPRTEGRDPALLVNLRTPGEDEEGRKDGT, from the coding sequence ATGCAGAACTTGCCGGTGGGTATTATCATCCTGATCGTGGTCTCGGTCCTGATTTACCTGGGGGCGGCGCAGCGGGTATTGGACCGCCTCCGGCTGACCGACAGGGCGGCCTTGTTGATCCTCGGCGCCTTGATCGTGGGCAGCCTGATCGACATCCCCTTCACCATCGGAAACATCGCCTTCGCCATCAACATAGGTGGGGCGCTGGTTCCGGTCGGCCTGGCCGTTTATCTCCTCAGCCGGGCGGGCACCGGGGTTGAGGTGGCCAGGGCCCTGGGCGCCGCGCTGATCACCGCGGTGGTGGTGTTCGGGATCGGTTCCTTCTTGTTTACGGGGCTTCCCGAACCGGCAGGCCGTTTCGCCTTTGTGGACATCATCTACGTCTACCCGGTGGTCGCCGCCGTCATCGCTTACGCCGTGGGACGGTCCCGACGCGGGGCCTGGGTCGCGGCCACTCTGGGCGTGCTGCTGGCCGACGTGTTCCACGGGGCGCTTCTGGCGGCCCGCGGCCTGACCGGCTTGGTCCATTTCGGCGGGGCCGGGGTTTTCGACGTAGTAGTAGTGGCTGGTGTACTGGCCGTGCTGCTGGCCGAAATCGTCGGTGAACTCAGGGAGCGCCTCCAGGGCGGCCCCCGGACCGAGGGTCGGGACCCTGCTTTGCTCGTGAACCTGAGAACACCCGGGGAAGATGAGGAGGGCCGGAAAGATGGGACGTAA
- a CDS encoding lysophospholipid acyltransferase family protein codes for MFYWFCWHLCRTVLLLLRRWEVKGAENIPPSGGLIVAANHSSYWDPVVCGCMIGRRIYFMAKAELFRIPVLKTIITAWGTFPVHRETFDREAIRTALGHLKAGRVVGMFPEGTRSKSGELQKPHYGVALVALKGGVPILPVALIGTKGVLGKVRVRVGKPLAFPEYAGKKPSKEALEEISNRVMGEIGTLLKA; via the coding sequence GTGTTTTATTGGTTCTGCTGGCACCTGTGCCGGACCGTGCTCCTGTTGCTGCGGCGTTGGGAGGTAAAAGGGGCGGAAAACATCCCCCCGTCGGGCGGGTTGATTGTGGCCGCCAACCACAGCAGCTACTGGGATCCGGTGGTGTGCGGGTGTATGATCGGCCGGCGGATCTACTTTATGGCCAAGGCCGAGCTTTTCCGCATTCCCGTGCTGAAGACCATCATTACGGCGTGGGGAACGTTCCCGGTACACCGGGAGACTTTTGACCGGGAGGCGATCCGCACGGCGCTGGGTCACCTCAAGGCGGGACGGGTGGTGGGTATGTTTCCGGAGGGAACCCGGAGCAAGAGCGGTGAACTGCAAAAGCCACACTACGGGGTGGCGTTGGTGGCTTTGAAGGGGGGGGTCCCCATATTGCCGGTGGCCCTCATTGGAACCAAAGGGGTTTTGGGCAAAGTCCGGGTGCGGGTCGGAAAACCGCTCGCGTTTCCGGAATACGCCGGAAAGAAACCCTCAAAAGAGGCTCTGGAGGAGATCAGCAACCGGGTTATGGGGGAGATCGGCACCCTGCTCAAGGCGTGA